The Meriones unguiculatus strain TT.TT164.6M chromosome 18, Bangor_MerUng_6.1, whole genome shotgun sequence genome segment GATAACAATGGTCTAAGGGCCCAAGATGGCCTGCTTAGGAAGGATCTTTCCCAGCCTCAGGAGTGCCCAGCCAGCACCTGAAGGCTGTGCTGATGGCCTCAGCCTTTCTTAGCTCAGCAGACTTAATATTCCCATCCTGATGTTTCTTGTTTAGCTGAGGCTAAAACAAGTTCCTCCAATCTGAAAGATGAAGCCCAGAGTCAGCAGCAGTGAGGGACCAGCTTTCTGTGTCTACAGCGAGAGCTCTGCCCAGGGCTGGGATAGAGCTTGGTGTGAGAGTGTTTTCCAGATATGTTCAAAACCCTCATTCCATCCTACCAccagatgaaaggaaaaaaggaaaacagacagaACAAAATACCGGGCCCAGAGATTCTTAGGCTGTTTGGAGACAGAAGTTTGGTCAGGAGCAGGGGGTGGAGCAGACAAAGGAAATGGCAGGAGGGGTAAGACTGACGATGCACAGAACTAACCTGTGGCCTGAGGAATCCTCATCTTTATTACCTTGAAAGTATTTTgtaagctggatgtggtggtacacatctttaatctcagcactcagggaggcagaggcaggcagatcactgtgaatccagaacagccaaggctacacaaagaaaccctaccttgaaaaacaacaacaacaaaaaaggtatTTTGTAGAGTATTGCCCCTCAAATCACCAAATCAGGAGCCCATtttccacacacctatggatgctACCCTGTCCTCCACTTACTGGGCAAACCAGAGGTACTGGATTGAAGAAATTAACCTTTTTGGTTCTTCAGATCTAAAGGGAGCAGCCATTTACATCGGGATGTTCTAGGAGCTAGAAAGACTGATGAATAGGGCACACATGGAAAGCTCCAGACACATTTGTTTCGTTGCAGATGGACTAAGGATTAGGAAAGCAGCAGGTCAGAGGGTTGCAGGAGCAAAGAGCATTGGGGTTAATTATCAATCAAGTGTTGTACTTGAAACTGGGGAGTTTTATAAACCATTATAACAGGAGTCTAAGGTGTAGCTTTCAGGCATAGAAAACACCCACAAAAATGAGCCCCAAGTTCAGCAAGAGTATCTGTTTCAAGAATATAAGTCAGAAAGCAATAGAAAAAGACAGCAGCCTCTCCCCTggcctgcacacatgtacacacatgcatacatatacaggcacacacagaaaaaaaacaaaataagattttgttttgttttgttattttggggtttgtttgtttgcttgtttgtttttcaagacagggtttgtctgtgtagcttggctgtcctatattcattgtagacctggctgacctggaactcacagagatccacctgcctctgcctcccagagtgctgggattacaggctagCAGAAGTATCCAGTGTCTTTTGAGACACACGTAAGCAACCAAGTGAAAGTATAGGGGAAGATAGGCAGGAGGCGAGAGCCACATCTCCAGGGTTGCCAACAGCCAAGTGTTTGAGGGACAGTGGCAAGCAGGGAGCAGAGAGGTCTGGGCTGCTTCCGGCTGTGTGCCCTTCTCTGTCCTCTGAGCAGCCCGGCCCTCCACTCCTGGTGTGGATAGTGCACTGGAGGAGCTTGTCTTCATAGTCCAGTTTAGATACTATCTTAGCAGTAGTGGATGGAAACAGCATGTAAGAACGCCGGGTGGAACATTCAGGACTTGGTGAAGAGCAAGGGTGATAGCTAGATCTGTCCTTGGGCAGAGAGGTGGATCAAGGTGCTTTCTCTGGGAAGAGTCCAGCACATGTGTGAGCTTCATAAAAAGAGCAAGTTACACATGAGGCAGCCATGTGGAAGCAGCTGGGCTGCAGCTGTGGATGAGGAGAATGCCTGCCAAAATGTGGGCCCAGGGCAAAGGCAGAGCCCAGGGCTGTAACACTGGAGGGAACTTACAAAGTacctggagcagtggttctcagccttcctaatgctgtgaccctttaataccatTCCTCATGGTTgtcacccccaaccataaaattattgttaatgcttcataactgtaatttttggtatgtttatgaattataatataaatacctGATATATCCTGTGTATCAGACACCCTCTTCCCCAaatgggtcatgacccacaggttgagaatcactgaccTAAAATGACTAGCAGCTAGCCAGGTGGAAGACACGGAGTGGTTGAGAGAGACCTGTGGATTGGAAGACAGATGAGGGGCGAGCAGCAAGCTGTGGTGCTGGTTAGAGTGCCCAGAATTCGAGGACAGCAGTGCCTGAGGACTCCAGTGGAAGAGGCTGGGAGCTGGGTACCAGCACAGTCAAAAACAGCGAGGCATGAGCAGGTAGCTGGGAAGTAGAGGAGAGGGCCAGTGCCAGAGCCACTGGCTATCACAAGCCCTTTGTCAtgttggttgttttggtttgcagaGGAGAAATAAGTTAATTATTTCGTATTCTTGCATGGAAATTGTGGGGGAAAGTGTCAGGTTCCAAAGAAACCTAGCTCCTCCCAGCACTTCGCACCCTGGCCCCTACCTGTGGAGTCGGAGGTGGGGCTGggcttcccttcccccagcttctgATTCCATATAATCCAGCCATTTCCACCACGtgctctcttggcctcttggttCTCACCTCCTCTTTTGATCCTcttgctctttcttctcttcttctctcctctcctctctcttctcttgctccCCCTTCCATGGCCCTTCAGTCTGGACTTTTCCAGATGCCTCTGACTGAACTTTCCCTCATATCTACAACAATATCCTTCTCTTCAACCATACTTTGGAGCAGCCATGTTTTTTTTCAGAGAGTAAGAGGGTGTGGGAAAGCTTGTCAGTGATACTGGgtgtcaggctggagagatggcacagaggttaagaacactgtctgctcttccagaggttctgagttcaattcccagcaaccacatggtggcttacaaccatctgtaatatgATCTGGTGtccaggcagaacattgtatacataataaataaatcttttaaaaaatgatactgGGTGTCTGAAAATTGAGGTGTTTCTCCACCTGGCTGAGGAAGGGTGATGTTTTACATAAGCTGCTCCTGCCTGCTTGTCACAGGAAGAAAGGACACCTGAAAGCTGAGGGGGACATGTTAGAGTGGGCAGGAAGGAAAGGTGTTAGGAACAAAGATAATAGTATGGAGATTCAGGTCTAAAGTGAGACTCCCAGGCTCTCTGCAGCCTGTTTCTTACCAGGGCCCTGACCCCAACAGAGTCACAGAGCATTTTGAGCCCAGTTACTCTGTAGAAGATGGTGGCATAATAGATATTCCAAGTATTGTTAAGGTCTCGTGAGAACCCTCCTCAGAACAGTGTATCTGGAAAGCAGAGTAGCGTGCCAGGGCCTGTGGGTGAGGAAAACAAGACCACTAATGTAAGACAAGAGGCCACAGAAGTgaatggctctgttggtctctggAAATGGGTTGGAAGTTTCTTGTTTTCCTGGCTGTTTAACAATAGTGAGAAGTCCCTGGGTGTCCTACAGGCTTTTGGTGACAAGAGCAGGGACTGAGCTAGGaatattgttttctttaaagCATATGCCTTCCCCTCTTCTGTGTAATTACAGAGTTTGTTCCATGTTCTAAGCattcttttctacttcatttAATCCCTAGAGACAGGGAATGCCCTTATTTAATAGCTAAGTAGCTGAGGAGCTGAGTAAGTCATCACAATGATCCCACAGCCTGAACATTGAAGTCAGAGCAAGAACATGGATGCCTCTCTTTCCTAGAGTGGAATGCACACAGTGTTCAAGGCCTGGCTCCTCACTCTGTAACACCCTTCTGTCACCTGTCTTCTGTAGGCCTGGGTTGCCAACTATGAGAGACCTCGGATGAATGCCAATTCCTTGCTGGCCAGCCCCACGGGCCTCAGCCCCTACTTGCGCTTTGGATGCCTTTCCTGCCGCCTCTTCTACTACCGCCTGTGGGACTTGTATAAgaaggtgaggggcagggagtaCACAGTCCACCTAGGCACAGCACCTGTTGCCAGTCATCTCAGAAAGGGCCCTTCTCTCTGGCTCTGGGACCGGGCTCTGAGAGTCCTGGAGACACTCAATTCAGAGAAGCAGGAGATGTCACCAAGAGGTGACAGCTGTGCACAACTGAGTCACCGGTGTGAATGAACCTAGATTCTCCTGTGGTTTTGAAGACAAGACAGAAAAGCTGGCCTCAGGGGCTTTAGAGGTGGTCCATTCACTAGCAGCTGGTAAGGCTTGGGACCTCAAGGTTGGAGGTGAGCGGTTAGGCCAGAGGCAATCCTAAGCAAAAAGGCTCAGCTGCCATCACTGGAGCTGGGACCAGAGTTTAAAGGGAAGTCCAAGGGAGGCCTGGAAGGGTTGTATACAGGACTGTGCCATGCAGCCTGGAGCCTCTTGGCAAAGCATTCCCTGGAGAAGCTCCTGAGGTCATACTGTGTCTTTGCTTTCTAAGTGTTGCTTTCTCAAGCCCAGCCAGCATCAGCTTCGTGGCATGGGGTAGCTTTGGCAATTAGGGGAGGTCATCATTTGTATAGAATCAACCTAATCCTTTCCTGTCTTGGATTGTTGCTTATACATTATTTAACTAAAATCCAGACttgaaactttttaatttttttcttaattttttatacagtatattctgattacagtttcccatCTCCCAATCCTTCTAGATCCTACCCAGTTCCTCACCTACTCATATccaccccctttctttctctgtctcattagaatacaaacaggcatctaaaaaaagaagaagaaaacgaaaataaaagcaagcaaaccTGAATTAGACAAAACTAATGAGCAGGGGGaagaaagagccaaagaaaaagcccatgaaacacatataaacacaaagacacatacattcacacacatgaaaatctcataaaagcacaaaattggaaaccataatgTATAAACAAAAGTCCTGTAAGGtttaaaagaaagatagaaagtgCCCAGCCAAAGTATTAatgagatttaaaacaaaacaaaacaaaaaaccaaacctccAAAACcaccattgagtttgttttgtggtCGCCATCTACTGCTGGGTTCTGCTCATGCAGTTTGTATGCCCAATaagactccactggagaaaactaatttccCTTTGTAAGTAGTTAgcagttggagatagcttctgggttagagaTGGGACCTGTGTCTACTTCTCTCAGAgctgggaccccatctggcttaGACTTGTgcaggctttgtgcatgctgccagtctctgtgagttcaggtgtTCTTCAATCCTGTTTCATCTAGAAGACCTTGTTTCCATACccactggctcttacagtctttccacatCCTCTTCCAAAGAGTCCCCCAAGCCCagaggggagagatttgatggagacattctaTTTAGGACTGAGTATTCTGAGGTGTCTCACTCTGCACTTTGTCCAGTTGTGAGTCTGTGTATTTGACCCCATCTActacaggaggaagcttctctgatgatggctgagcaagataatctatgagtatagcagaatggcattaggaatcattttattgctacattcttTTAGCAGAACAGTATATTTAGTTTTCCTGTAGGGCCAAGGCATCTAGTCTCAGGCTCGTGGGCATGTGGACAATGTCAGGGATGGGTTCTGTCTCATGGAGTGGGCCCTAAATCAATCACATAGTGGTTGGTTACTCCGACAGCTTTTGTGCCAGTATTATATCGGTATGTTGCAGATAGGTCACCATTGTAGATCAGTCTGTTTGCAACTGGGttggtgttctttctttctcctctgggAGCATGCAAAGTATGTTCCAGTACTATGAATACTAGTTAGTAGGAGTGAAGGCTGTAGGTATATACCAGCTGAACTTCTGGGTTCTGTGAGTTATTTATGTGTTCAGATGTcatagtttttaattgctgatgaTATGTAAAATCCCTTCAGCTTTCTAGAAGGTAGAGCCACAGAATCCTGAGTAGTCTTGAAGAGTTTGGTTCCCATGGAAGAGTTCCATAGTACCATTCCCCCACCCGTAACCCTCTGAAGGCATTCTTGGTGCTCAGGGCAAGGCCTGTATGTTGTACACTGTGAACTTGTAAGTCTAGTTCCTCTGCACATCTAGGGGCGTTGGAGCCACAGGTTGCTCTGTGCAGGAGACGTGAGCATCACAGTGTTAAGAACCAGGCAGGTACTCACCTCTGTGTGCTCTACCCACCCTCAGGTGAAGAGGAACAGCACACCCCCCCTCTCCTTATTCGGACAACTCCTGTGGCGAGAGTTCTTCTACACAGCGGCCACCAACAACCCCAGGTTTGACCGAATGGAGGGGAACCCCATCTGCATCCAGATCCCCTGGGACCGCAACCCCGAAGCCCTGGCCAAGTGGGCCGAGGGCAAGACAGGCTTCCCTTGGATTGACGCCATCATGACccaactgaggcaggagggctggATCCACCACCTGGCCCGGCACGCCGTGGCCTGCTTCCTCACCCGCGGGGACCTCTGGGTCAGCTGGGAGAGCGGGGTCCGGGTGAGTGCAAGCTGGCCTGTGCCCTGTGACCAGGCCTAGCCAAGGGCAGTTCCTTCTaggctgggggctggggtgggATCCCTGGGTCCAGGCGATCCCTTCCACATCCTCTGGGCCCTCAACGGAAGGGTTTTGGCCTCTTGGGGAGTTACACTTTTGTAGACTTGGAGAGAGCCAGAGAGTCAGGTCTCCAAGGAGGTTGATTGTCTTCTGTCTAGGTGTTTGATGAGCTGCTCCTGGATGCAGACTTTAGCGTGAATGCAGGAAGCTGGATGTGGCTGTCCTGCAGCGCTTTCTTCCAACAGTTCTTCCACTGCTACTGCCCTGTGGGCTTTGGTCGACGCACAGACCCCAGCGGGGACTATATTCGGTAAGGGTGCAGGCCACACTCTCTGGCTCTGGACCGCTGTGGCCTCCTGGGCTGGAGTATCCTGGGCCCTTTGAAGAAGAGCCACTTGTGCTGACAAATTACCTGGTGTGTGTTTCAGGCGATACCTGCCTAAATTGAAAGGGTTCCCCTCTCGCTACATCTATGAGCCCTGGAATGCCCCGGAGTCGGTTCAGAAGGCTGCCAAGTGCATCATTGGTGTGGACTACCCACGGCCCATTGTCAACCATGCAGAGACTAGTCGGCTCAACATTGAGCGGATGAAGCAGATTTACCAGCAGCTCTCACGATACCGGGGACTCTGTAAGGAGCCCCTACCCCCACTGAGATCTCACTCACCCAGGGGAGGACTTAACCTAAGGCTTTTTCAGGT includes the following:
- the Cry2 gene encoding cryptochrome-2 isoform X2, with the protein product MTWTGVSTWTPGNLELSPSSGPALLHYLRHLFQLSGLHFPSRIIELNGQKPPLTYKRFQAIISRMELPKKPVGAVSSQQMESCKAEIQENHDDTYGVPSLEELGFPTEGLGPAVWQGGETEALARLDKHLERKAWVANYERPRMNANSLLASPTGLSPYLRFGCLSCRLFYYRLWDLYKKVKRNSTPPLSLFGQLLWREFFYTAATNNPRFDRMEGNPICIQIPWDRNPEALAKWAEGKTGFPWIDAIMTQLRQEGWIHHLARHAVACFLTRGDLWVSWESGVRVFDELLLDADFSVNAGSWMWLSCSAFFQQFFHCYCPVGFGRRTDPSGDYIRRYLPKLKGFPSRYIYEPWNAPESVQKAAKCIIGVDYPRPIVNHAETSRLNIERMKQIYQQLSRYRGLCLLASVPSCVEDLSHPVAEPSSSQAGSISNTGPRPLSSGPASPKRKLEAAEEPPGEELSKRARVTEMPAQEPASKDA